A genomic region of Dactylococcopsis salina PCC 8305 contains the following coding sequences:
- a CDS encoding NIL domain-containing protein, with translation MKKRVTLTFPKNRVPMPVTYRLAKDFNVASNIIRAQVAPNRTSKLVVELLGDIDEIEAAIEWMGLQQITVSLASREIVIDEESCVDCGLCTGVCPTQALTLDPETFKLNFTRSRCVVCEQCIPTCPVQAISTNF, from the coding sequence ATGAAAAAACGAGTGACATTAACCTTCCCGAAAAATCGAGTTCCAATGCCAGTGACTTATCGTCTGGCGAAAGATTTTAATGTCGCCAGTAATATTATTCGCGCCCAAGTTGCGCCTAATCGCACCAGTAAGTTAGTTGTGGAGTTGTTAGGAGATATTGATGAAATTGAAGCGGCGATCGAGTGGATGGGGCTACAACAGATCACTGTTTCTTTGGCAAGTCGAGAGATTGTGATTGATGAAGAGAGTTGTGTTGATTGTGGACTCTGTACGGGGGTTTGTCCCACGCAAGCATTAACCCTCGATCCAGAGACCTTTAAGCTCAATTTTACCCGATCGCGCTGCGTGGTTTGTGAACAGTGTATTCCCACCTGTCCCGTACAGGCGATTTCTACTAATTTCTAG
- a CDS encoding CO2 hydration protein, producing MTTQTKLPPSKHEFADIIHRLEAGGAMLPDTPENLMQIIGIYKAYAVPMDFYWRDLLYIAERVFLNPIPAFKYFLPQEYLDLENHYAGDNADLRIWRGEATAHPELLQFMEKGETKNIPRLFHHLWHDRVNMEFAEACMKAMFWHGRDMGLGKFDAYLDSEEYRQNADRAIKAYFENNPLMLGLYKLFPEMFLEKVRELSYYSNLGLFWEVMAPVFFEMSDRYDEGTITTVPEAMNFLVNGIFAIAGRPIYHHVYIDGEMYEIIPKSKGFTWLYEAALPYVESVFYRTAPFRGTKSYNAQAHEVPNEQKDFHYGILYADVFPVGTAGIPPTLLMQDMLHFLPSYLQDYYHQHCRGEEDMLIQLGITFQRSMYCVTSAVIQALRTALLYPLDDPNPKHLKANRKFFESQLDRFKRPEARLRDIQRQDYR from the coding sequence ATGACAACACAAACTAAACTTCCTCCTTCTAAACACGAATTTGCTGATATTATTCACCGTCTCGAAGCGGGTGGTGCAATGTTACCAGATACTCCCGAAAACTTAATGCAAATTATCGGGATTTATAAAGCATACGCAGTGCCAATGGATTTCTATTGGCGGGATTTACTTTATATCGCAGAACGAGTTTTTCTGAATCCGATTCCAGCCTTTAAATACTTCCTCCCCCAAGAATATCTCGACTTAGAAAATCACTACGCTGGCGACAATGCTGATTTAAGAATTTGGCGGGGAGAAGCAACGGCTCATCCTGAACTTTTACAATTTATGGAAAAGGGAGAAACGAAAAATATTCCTCGCCTCTTCCATCATTTGTGGCACGATCGGGTTAATATGGAGTTTGCCGAAGCCTGTATGAAAGCGATGTTTTGGCATGGTCGAGATATGGGGCTAGGCAAGTTTGATGCTTATCTTGATTCCGAGGAATATCGCCAAAACGCCGATCGAGCGATTAAAGCCTATTTCGAAAACAATCCTTTGATGTTAGGCTTATACAAACTCTTCCCCGAAATGTTCCTCGAAAAAGTACGAGAGTTGTCCTACTATTCTAATCTCGGACTGTTTTGGGAAGTGATGGCACCAGTCTTTTTCGAGATGTCCGATCGCTATGATGAAGGAACAATTACCACTGTTCCCGAAGCGATGAATTTCTTAGTTAATGGCATTTTTGCCATTGCTGGTCGTCCCATTTATCATCATGTTTATATTGATGGGGAAATGTATGAAATCATCCCCAAAAGTAAAGGGTTTACTTGGTTATACGAAGCCGCCTTACCCTATGTAGAATCTGTTTTTTATCGTACTGCACCGTTCAGAGGAACAAAATCTTATAATGCTCAAGCCCACGAAGTTCCCAACGAGCAAAAAGATTTCCATTATGGTATCCTCTACGCAGATGTGTTTCCCGTAGGGACGGCTGGCATTCCGCCAACACTTTTAATGCAGGATATGTTACACTTTCTCCCCTCCTACCTTCAAGACTATTATCATCAACATTGTCGGGGAGAGGAAGATATGTTGATTCAGTTGGGGATTACCTTTCAACGATCGATGTATTGTGTCACGTCGGCGGTGATTCAGGCGCTACGCACAGCGTTACTTTATCCCCTTGATGATCCGAATCCAAAACACCTAAAAGCGAACCGTAAGTTTTTTGAATCCCAACTCGATCGATTTAAACGCCCTGAAGCAAGACTGAGAGACATTCAACGTCAAGACTATCGCTAG
- a CDS encoding LysR family transcriptional regulator, translated as MKNATLHQLRVFVVAARHLSFTKAAEELFLTQPTVSMQMKQLTKAVGLPLFEQIGKRLYLTEAGEILYESCQRIFSELGEFESAIANMKGLKQGQLKLSAVSTTKYFLPRIIGPFCQQYPGVELSLRFTNHERILQYMTDNQDDFYILSQLPSTIDVTSHRILENPLVAIAPSNHPLAEETNIPFQRLAEEPFIMREPGSGTRQALEELFHKHQAELKVRLELGSNEAIKQAILGGLGVSVLSKHTLTLEKDTGLFAILDVEDLPIKRNWYAIYPAGKQPSVVARTFLNYLEADHNLNLTNEEVKTA; from the coding sequence ATGAAAAACGCAACTCTCCACCAATTGCGCGTCTTTGTGGTTGCAGCCCGACATTTAAGTTTTACCAAAGCAGCAGAAGAGTTATTTTTAACTCAACCCACCGTTTCCATGCAGATGAAACAGTTAACGAAAGCGGTGGGATTGCCTTTGTTTGAACAAATTGGCAAACGGTTGTATTTGACGGAAGCAGGGGAAATTTTATATGAGAGTTGTCAGCGAATTTTTAGTGAGTTAGGAGAGTTTGAAAGCGCGATCGCGAACATGAAGGGCTTAAAACAAGGACAACTGAAGTTAAGCGCCGTTTCTACCACAAAATACTTTTTACCCCGCATTATCGGTCCATTTTGCCAGCAATATCCAGGTGTGGAACTATCCTTACGCTTCACTAACCACGAGCGGATTTTACAATATATGACCGATAATCAAGATGATTTTTATATCCTCAGTCAACTTCCTTCTACGATTGATGTCACTTCTCATCGCATTTTAGAAAATCCTCTCGTTGCGATCGCCCCCTCTAATCATCCTCTCGCAGAAGAAACGAATATCCCGTTTCAGCGTCTAGCAGAAGAGCCGTTTATCATGCGTGAACCCGGATCAGGTACTCGTCAAGCATTAGAAGAGTTATTTCACAAGCATCAAGCCGAATTAAAGGTGCGATTAGAATTAGGAAGCAATGAAGCAATTAAACAAGCGATTTTAGGCGGATTAGGAGTTTCTGTCTTGTCGAAACATACTCTCACCTTAGAAAAAGATACAGGGTTATTTGCGATTTTAGATGTGGAAGATTTACCGATAAAACGCAATTGGTACGCTATTTATCCAGCAGGAAAACAACCTTCTGTGGTCGCTCGTACTTTTTTAAATTATCTCGAAGCTGATCACAATTTAAACCTGACGAATGAAGAGGTAAAAACGGCTTGA
- the argH gene encoding argininosuccinate lyase yields the protein MTETNTWSNRFETALNPMIATFNASIPFDIILLPYDIQGSIAHAKMLAKTGIISEEEATQLVQGLQEILTEYENGEFHPDINEEDVHFAVEHRLTAKIGEVGKKLHTARSRNDQVGTDLRLYLQDKITHLRANLRHYQQALLNLAENHIDTLIPGYTHLQRAQPISLAHHLLAYWEMAQRDWERLGDVAKRTNISPLGCGALAGTTFPIDRDYTANELGFNDIYRNSLDAVSDRDFVIEFLNAASLIMVHLSRFSEEIIFWSSQEFNFVTLKDSCATGSSIMPQKKNPDVPELIRGKTGRICGHLQGMLMVMKGLPLAYNKDLQEDKEGLFDSVKTTESCLEAMTILLTEGLEFRKQRLEEAVAEDFSNATDVADYLANKGVPFREAYNLVGEVVKTSLAAGKLLKDLTLEEWQAIHPQFENDIYEAITPKQVVSARNSYGGTGFKEVRNAIEIAKTLTT from the coding sequence GTGACAGAAACTAACACTTGGAGTAATCGGTTTGAAACGGCGTTAAATCCCATGATTGCAACGTTTAACGCCAGTATTCCTTTTGATATTATTCTTTTACCTTACGATATTCAAGGCTCGATCGCTCATGCCAAAATGTTAGCAAAAACAGGCATTATTAGTGAGGAAGAAGCAACTCAATTAGTTCAAGGATTACAAGAGATTTTAACCGAATATGAAAACGGAGAATTTCACCCCGATATTAACGAGGAGGATGTTCATTTTGCGGTAGAACATCGTTTAACTGCAAAAATTGGTGAGGTGGGGAAAAAACTTCATACCGCTCGATCGCGCAACGACCAAGTAGGAACTGATCTGCGTTTATATTTACAAGATAAAATCACTCATCTTCGCGCTAATCTGCGTCACTATCAGCAAGCATTACTCAACCTCGCAGAAAACCACATTGACACGCTGATTCCAGGTTATACCCACTTACAACGAGCGCAACCGATCAGTTTAGCTCATCATCTCCTAGCATACTGGGAAATGGCACAACGGGACTGGGAACGTTTAGGGGATGTCGCCAAACGAACCAATATTTCTCCTTTGGGATGCGGCGCTTTAGCGGGAACGACTTTTCCCATCGATCGAGATTATACTGCTAATGAACTGGGTTTTAATGATATTTATCGTAACAGTTTAGATGCCGTGAGCGATCGAGATTTTGTCATTGAATTTCTCAACGCCGCAAGTTTAATCATGGTACATTTATCTCGTTTTAGCGAAGAAATTATCTTCTGGTCTTCTCAAGAATTTAATTTTGTCACCCTCAAAGATAGTTGTGCCACTGGCTCTAGTATTATGCCACAAAAAAAGAATCCAGATGTCCCAGAATTAATCCGAGGAAAAACTGGACGTATCTGTGGACATTTACAGGGAATGTTGATGGTAATGAAAGGTTTACCCCTTGCTTATAATAAAGACTTACAAGAAGATAAAGAAGGCTTATTTGATAGCGTAAAAACCACAGAAAGCTGTTTAGAAGCGATGACCATTCTCTTAACAGAAGGGTTAGAATTTCGGAAACAACGTCTTGAGGAAGCCGTAGCGGAAGACTTTTCTAATGCGACTGATGTTGCTGATTATTTAGCCAATAAAGGTGTTCCTTTTCGAGAAGCATATAATTTAGTCGGAGAAGTTGTCAAAACCAGTTTAGCTGCAGGAAAATTATTAAAAGATTTAACCCTAGAAGAATGGCAAGCGATTCATCCCCAATTTGAAAATGATATTTATGAAGCCATTACCCCGAAACAAGTTGTTTCCGCGAGAAATAGTTACGGTGGAACTGGGTTTAAAGAAGTCAGAAACGCGATCGAAATCGCGAAAACATTAACCACATAA
- a CDS encoding RNA-guided endonuclease TnpB family protein, producing MLRATKVRIYPTKEQEQHLAKSFGCYRFLWNHSLNLTNETYKATGKGLNRFAIQKEIKKLKQEYEWLKEPYSQCLQLVALNLSRAFINFFEGRASFPSFKAKHRKQSITYPQNVSLVDNGLKFPKMGVVYAKIHKKIEGTIKSVTVSLNCQGHYYASILTEDGKEIPEQSSEGKAIGIDLGINHFAITSDGSKFENPKWLEKHEKNLKAKQKRLSRRQKGSNNRNQTRKQVARVHKKIADCRLDFHHKLSRRIVDENQVICVENLAVKNMVKNHNLAKAISQVGWGQFCTMLKYKAEWEGKIYQEIDRFFPSSKTCHVCLNQVKSLTLDVRNWQCEKCQTNHDRDINAAINIKEEGLRILTSGTGVTAYRPDVSRDSRGRKTSTVSQSVG from the coding sequence ATGTTGAGAGCGACTAAGGTTAGAATCTACCCTACAAAAGAACAAGAACAGCACTTAGCAAAGAGCTTTGGGTGTTATCGCTTTTTGTGGAATCATTCTCTTAACCTGACCAATGAAACTTATAAGGCAACAGGAAAAGGTCTAAACCGATTCGCTATTCAGAAAGAGATTAAAAAGCTAAAACAAGAATACGAATGGCTTAAAGAACCTTATTCCCAATGCTTACAGTTAGTAGCTCTAAACCTATCTCGTGCTTTTATTAACTTCTTTGAAGGTCGAGCCTCTTTCCCTAGCTTCAAGGCTAAACATCGTAAACAATCAATCACTTACCCTCAAAATGTTTCTTTAGTTGATAATGGCTTAAAGTTTCCAAAAATGGGAGTTGTTTATGCTAAAATCCATAAAAAAATTGAGGGAACAATTAAAAGTGTCACGGTGTCTCTAAATTGTCAAGGACATTATTATGCTTCAATTTTGACGGAAGATGGGAAAGAGATTCCTGAACAATCTAGTGAAGGAAAAGCCATTGGAATTGATTTAGGAATCAATCATTTCGCGATTACCAGTGATGGTTCTAAATTCGAGAATCCCAAATGGTTAGAGAAACACGAGAAAAACCTAAAAGCAAAACAAAAACGTTTATCTAGGAGACAGAAAGGTTCTAACAATCGAAATCAAACTAGAAAGCAGGTTGCCAGAGTTCATAAAAAGATTGCTGATTGTCGGTTAGATTTTCATCACAAGCTATCACGCAGGATAGTTGACGAAAACCAAGTTATTTGCGTTGAAAATTTAGCTGTCAAAAATATGGTCAAAAATCACAACTTAGCTAAAGCAATTAGTCAGGTGGGTTGGGGTCAATTTTGTACCATGTTGAAATATAAAGCAGAATGGGAAGGAAAAATCTATCAAGAAATTGATCGTTTCTTTCCAAGTTCTAAAACTTGTCATGTTTGCCTGAATCAAGTAAAAAGCCTGACCCTTGATGTTAGAAATTGGCAGTGTGAAAAATGTCAAACTAATCACGATAGAGACATAAACGCTGCCATCAATATAAAAGAAGAAGGACTGCGTATTTTGACCTCTGGAACGGGGGTGACCGCCTATCGCCCAGATGTAAGTCGAGATAGTAGGGGTCGTAAGACTTCAACTGTGTCGCAGTCTGTTGGGTAG
- a CDS encoding NADH-quinone oxidoreductase subunit M — protein sequence MLTALLVIPVIGVLIVSLLPSNLQSDRLRQITLFISIAPFLWTIYLFFQFDLDTGGFQFSEFIPWLEPIGLNYHLSIDGISLPLVSLNSFLSAIAIYSTSLKIERQRLYYVLILLVNFGVAGALMAQNLLLFFLFYEVELIPFYLLISIWGGEKRGYAATKFILYTAVSGLLIIAAFLGLAFLNKSGNFEYETITTAGLSLKTQLILLTLILVGFGMKTPLVPLHTWQPDAYVEASPPVAILLGGVLAKLGTYGIIRFGLQLFPETWNLTAPGLAIIGVISVIYGALTAIAQTDIKRMVAYSSIGHMGYILVASAAGTSLSVLGAVAQMISHGLILALLFQLIGTVEEKVGTRDRDVLNGLMNPIRGLPLTSGLLIAAGMASAGIPGLVGFVAEYIVFQGSFSRFPIETILCIIASGLTAVYFVILLNRTCFGKLDNSLAYYPQVLWSERLPALILTLIIFAFGIQPNWLVHWIEPTTNQVVSMLTPKWQDSYYSAIASSENPQQKPVGWVKRSETQQLSH from the coding sequence ATGTTAACTGCATTATTGGTGATACCAGTTATTGGCGTTTTGATTGTTAGTTTGTTACCGTCAAATTTACAGAGCGATCGATTGCGTCAGATTACTTTATTCATTTCGATCGCGCCGTTTCTGTGGACAATTTATTTATTTTTCCAATTTGATCTCGATACAGGTGGGTTTCAGTTTTCTGAGTTTATACCTTGGTTAGAACCCATCGGTTTGAACTATCATCTGAGTATAGATGGCATTTCTCTACCGCTAGTTTCTCTGAATAGTTTTTTAAGCGCGATCGCCATTTATAGCACCAGCTTAAAAATTGAACGTCAACGTTTATATTACGTTCTGATTTTACTGGTAAACTTTGGCGTAGCGGGGGCGTTAATGGCGCAAAATCTACTTCTATTTTTCCTGTTTTACGAAGTGGAATTAATTCCCTTTTACCTTCTCATTAGTATCTGGGGAGGAGAAAAAAGAGGGTATGCTGCGACTAAGTTTATTCTCTACACCGCCGTTTCTGGACTGTTGATTATTGCCGCATTTTTAGGACTTGCTTTCCTCAATAAAAGCGGAAATTTTGAATACGAAACGATCACAACGGCTGGTTTATCTTTAAAAACTCAGTTAATTTTACTGACGTTAATTTTAGTTGGGTTTGGAATGAAAACGCCCTTAGTTCCTCTACACACTTGGCAGCCAGATGCTTATGTAGAAGCGTCTCCCCCAGTGGCGATTTTATTAGGAGGTGTTTTAGCAAAATTAGGCACTTATGGCATCATTCGCTTTGGATTACAATTATTCCCTGAAACCTGGAATTTAACCGCCCCAGGATTAGCAATTATTGGGGTAATTAGTGTGATTTATGGTGCTTTAACCGCGATCGCACAAACCGATATTAAACGCATGGTCGCTTACAGTTCGATCGGTCACATGGGTTATATTTTAGTTGCCTCTGCTGCTGGCACTTCTTTAAGTGTTTTAGGTGCGGTAGCGCAGATGATTAGCCATGGGTTAATTCTAGCTTTATTATTCCAATTAATTGGAACAGTAGAGGAAAAAGTAGGGACACGCGATCGAGATGTTTTGAATGGTTTAATGAACCCAATTCGCGGTTTACCGCTTACCAGTGGTTTATTAATTGCTGCTGGGATGGCAAGTGCTGGGATTCCTGGTTTAGTGGGATTTGTTGCGGAATATATTGTGTTTCAAGGAAGTTTTTCTCGCTTCCCGATCGAGACAATTTTGTGCATTATTGCATCAGGATTAACCGCCGTTTATTTTGTTATTTTGTTGAACCGAACTTGCTTTGGAAAATTAGACAATTCTCTCGCTTATTATCCCCAAGTTTTGTGGTCAGAACGACTACCCGCCTTAATTTTAACCCTGATTATTTTTGCCTTTGGCATTCAACCGAACTGGTTAGTTCACTGGATTGAACCAACAACAAATCAGGTGGTTTCTATGCTAACTCCAAAATGGCAAGATAGTTATTATTCCGCGATCGCATCTTCTGAAAATCCTCAACAAAAACCCGTAGGTTGGGTGAAACGAAGTGAAACCCAACAATTGTCTCATTAA
- a CDS encoding NAD(P)H-quinone oxidoreductase subunit F has translation MSHILNTSWLIPCYPLLGMGLSVFWSPGISRRTGPRPAGYLNAMMTFLALLHSWLAFWAISDQQPEYFSVSWLDAANLHIDFEWSVSTIKLTALMVVTGLNLLAQIYAIAYLEMDWGWARFYSLLALFEAGICTLILTNSLFFSYVMLEILTLGTYLIIGYWFNQSLVVTGARDAFLTKRVGDLFLLMAVVALYPLAGTWNYQELTIWAETTELNSTTATLLSLALVAGPAGKCAQFPLHLWLDEAMEGPLPATILRNAVVVCTGAWVLILVQPIIAISPVGLTVTIAVGAITAIGGSLIAIAQTDIKRILSYAVSAYLGLVFIAVGVGETQIALTLLLTYALAMALLVMAIGNIVLSNVTQDVTLLGGLWSRRPITGLSYLVGVAALTAIPPLGSFWVLYSLTDTLWTTTPWLAGVVLTVNGLTAFSLLRLFCLVFLGEIKPMTVRSPEELWLMVFPTTIGAGLALHLPLFMANWDLLPQWEMINFNSALVLIASSLVGAIGAILVYGNTRPELAFIPQGIKNFFAYDCYTVKAYQVTVVFVVNIISQIIAWFDKYVVDGLVNLVGLITMLSGQGLKYNNSGVAQFYMLSIVAGVALFGIIVCFPFLV, from the coding sequence ATGAGTCATATTCTGAATACAAGCTGGCTAATTCCTTGTTACCCATTACTCGGAATGGGGTTAAGCGTTTTTTGGTCGCCTGGCATTTCCCGTCGCACGGGACCGCGACCAGCAGGTTATCTTAATGCTATGATGACGTTTCTTGCGTTGTTGCATAGTTGGTTAGCCTTCTGGGCAATTTCAGATCAGCAACCTGAATATTTCAGTGTCAGTTGGCTAGATGCGGCGAATCTCCACATTGATTTTGAGTGGTCTGTTTCTACCATTAAATTAACAGCTTTGATGGTGGTGACAGGGTTAAATCTTCTCGCTCAAATTTACGCGATCGCCTACCTAGAAATGGATTGGGGGTGGGCGCGGTTTTATTCCCTGCTTGCTCTTTTTGAGGCAGGAATTTGTACCCTAATCCTCACGAATTCTCTATTTTTTAGCTATGTCATGCTAGAAATTTTGACGTTAGGAACGTATTTGATCATCGGTTACTGGTTTAATCAATCCCTTGTGGTGACAGGGGCGCGAGATGCGTTTTTAACGAAACGGGTGGGTGACTTATTCCTGTTGATGGCAGTGGTGGCGCTTTATCCTCTCGCTGGAACATGGAACTATCAAGAACTCACGATTTGGGCAGAAACCACTGAATTAAACTCCACAACAGCGACATTACTGAGTTTAGCCCTAGTCGCGGGGCCGGCGGGTAAATGCGCCCAATTTCCCCTGCATTTGTGGTTAGATGAAGCAATGGAGGGACCTCTTCCCGCGACGATTTTACGGAATGCGGTGGTGGTTTGCACTGGGGCTTGGGTTTTGATTCTGGTACAGCCGATTATTGCGATTTCCCCAGTGGGATTGACAGTAACCATTGCCGTTGGTGCAATTACTGCTATTGGCGGGAGTTTAATCGCGATCGCGCAGACAGATATTAAACGAATTTTATCCTACGCCGTAAGTGCTTATCTCGGTTTAGTTTTTATTGCGGTTGGTGTGGGAGAAACCCAAATCGCCTTAACTTTACTTCTCACCTACGCTCTCGCGATGGCATTATTAGTGATGGCGATCGGAAATATTGTTCTCAGTAACGTCACTCAAGATGTGACCCTTCTCGGTGGTTTGTGGTCTCGTCGTCCGATTACTGGATTATCCTATTTAGTGGGAGTGGCTGCGTTAACTGCAATTCCGCCATTAGGTAGTTTTTGGGTGTTATATTCCCTGACGGATACATTATGGACAACCACGCCTTGGTTAGCTGGGGTGGTGTTGACGGTTAATGGTTTAACCGCATTTAGTTTATTACGGTTATTCTGTTTAGTTTTTCTTGGGGAAATTAAGCCAATGACGGTTCGATCGCCCGAAGAATTATGGTTGATGGTTTTCCCGACAACAATTGGCGCTGGTTTAGCGTTACATTTACCACTTTTTATGGCAAATTGGGATTTACTGCCGCAGTGGGAAATGATTAATTTCAATTCCGCTTTGGTTTTAATCGCCTCCAGTTTGGTGGGTGCGATCGGTGCAATTTTAGTTTATGGTAATACGCGACCTGAATTAGCATTTATTCCACAAGGAATTAAAAATTTCTTTGCTTATGATTGCTATACGGTGAAAGCCTATCAAGTCACAGTGGTTTTTGTGGTTAATATTATTTCCCAAATTATCGCTTGGTTTGACAAATACGTTGTTGATGGTTTGGTTAATTTAGTGGGTTTGATTACGATGCTAAGTGGTCAAGGTTTGAAATATAACAACTCTGGTGTTGCCCAATTTTATATGCTTTCAATTGTTGCGGGTGTGGCGTTGTTTGGAATTATTGTTTGTTTCCCTTTCTTGGTTTAG
- a CDS encoding NUDIX hydrolase yields the protein MNQLSNFVFTVLGIIFRHPITGATIVPILENGEIVLVRRQDTGEWGLPGGIIDWGEDVSTAAKRELWEETGLEIIEIRRLVGVYSARDRDPRIHSISILVEADVQGNLAVQDNLEISEAKAFSPETLPFGDLAHDHERQLKDFLEGKTTLA from the coding sequence ATGAATCAACTTTCAAATTTCGTCTTTACAGTTTTAGGAATCATTTTCCGTCATCCCATTACTGGCGCGACCATTGTTCCAATTTTAGAGAATGGTGAAATTGTTTTAGTGCGTCGCCAAGATACAGGAGAATGGGGATTACCAGGGGGAATCATTGATTGGGGAGAAGACGTTTCCACCGCCGCCAAACGAGAATTATGGGAAGAAACTGGTTTAGAAATCATCGAAATTCGGCGCTTAGTGGGAGTTTATTCAGCGCGCGATCGCGATCCGAGGATTCATTCTATCAGTATTTTAGTGGAAGCGGACGTACAAGGAAATTTAGCCGTACAAGATAATTTAGAAATTTCCGAAGCAAAAGCCTTTAGCCCAGAAACCTTACCTTTTGGTGATTTAGCACATGATCATGAACGTCAGTTAAAAGACTTTCTAGAAGGAAAAACAACACTCGCTTAG
- a CDS encoding SpoIID/LytB domain-containing protein, which yields MIFSQAQAMGKPLTTLLSSLFLWLLLLAPAQAATFLKIALKEDVKQVAVGSSTDAVIKDAAGNPVGKIDGMSSWRAVSRKNQVQLESWTGSQLWIDPQKNGYVWIGDRWYRGETQLVNDGSDLTVINRVELEDYLYSVVGGEMPTSWPIEALKAQAVAARSYALHESNRSGNQLYDLESTTASQVYKGIKSETRSTHEAVNSTEGQVLTYGGKPILAVFHSSSGGHTENVEDVWSRPLPYLKSVVDYDHTAPVYEWQKALSGREIGYRLGNVGSVRSIILQQVTPQGRIKRLKVVGDQGSKTISGQTFRKALDLRSTLFQVDGNTQRFIISGRGFGHGIGLSQWGANYLATQGANYRQILGHYYQNVKLSLIDTEVARN from the coding sequence ATGATATTTTCTCAAGCGCAAGCAATGGGTAAACCCTTAACAACCTTGCTTTCCAGTCTGTTTTTATGGTTATTATTGTTAGCACCAGCACAAGCTGCAACTTTCCTCAAAATTGCCCTCAAAGAGGATGTTAAACAAGTTGCGGTGGGAAGTTCGACTGATGCGGTAATCAAAGATGCGGCGGGAAATCCTGTGGGGAAAATTGACGGGATGAGTAGTTGGCGCGCGGTTAGTCGGAAGAATCAGGTACAGTTGGAAAGTTGGACGGGAAGCCAATTATGGATTGATCCGCAAAAGAATGGATACGTTTGGATCGGCGATCGCTGGTATCGTGGGGAAACGCAGTTGGTTAATGATGGGTCTGATCTGACGGTGATTAATCGGGTAGAATTAGAGGACTATCTTTATAGCGTGGTTGGGGGTGAAATGCCCACCAGTTGGCCGATCGAAGCCCTAAAAGCCCAAGCAGTCGCCGCCCGATCCTATGCTTTACATGAAAGTAACCGTTCTGGAAATCAACTCTACGATTTAGAGAGTACCACTGCTTCCCAAGTTTACAAAGGGATTAAAAGTGAAACCCGCAGTACCCATGAAGCAGTGAACAGTACAGAAGGACAAGTTTTAACTTACGGTGGGAAGCCAATTTTGGCAGTGTTTCATTCGTCTTCGGGTGGACATACAGAAAATGTCGAAGATGTCTGGAGTCGTCCCTTACCTTATCTCAAAAGTGTCGTAGATTATGATCATACTGCTCCTGTTTATGAATGGCAAAAAGCCTTGTCGGGAAGAGAGATCGGTTATCGTTTGGGTAATGTGGGAAGCGTTCGATCGATCATTCTTCAACAAGTGACTCCTCAAGGACGGATTAAACGTTTAAAAGTTGTGGGTGATCAAGGGAGTAAAACCATCAGTGGTCAAACCTTTCGCAAGGCTCTCGATTTACGCAGCACCCTATTTCAGGTTGATGGTAATACTCAACGTTTTATTATTTCTGGACGGGGTTTCGGTCATGGTATCGGTTTAAGTCAGTGGGGGGCGAATTATTTGGCAACACAGGGGGCAAATTATCGCCAAATTCTGGGGCATTATTATCAAAATGTAAAATTGTCCCTGATTGACACCGAAGTGGCTAGAAATTAG